From Anaerohalosphaera lusitana, one genomic window encodes:
- the larE gene encoding ATP-dependent sacrificial sulfur transferase LarE, which produces MGIDKKYSILLDNIRALDRVLVAYSGGVDSTFLLRAAVEAVGPDDVLACIGVSPSLPEAQHKQALDMAASMGARVREVTAHELNDPDYKANKADRCFHCKSHLYKLLWGVAKDEGFEHVACGSNLDDMDDYRPGNRAAKAFNVHAPLMEAELTKPEIRELSKRFGLPTAEMPASPCLASRISYGMQITAEKLGKVERAEEFLHELGFAECRVRHHGDLARIEVPGNEVSKIASDEMREKIAAKLKEIGFKFVSVDLSGFKSGSLNVMLSEEEKRKSL; this is translated from the coding sequence ATGGGTATAGATAAAAAGTATTCAATACTCCTGGATAACATAAGGGCACTGGATAGGGTCCTGGTTGCTTATTCAGGCGGGGTGGACAGCACATTCCTCCTTCGGGCGGCTGTCGAGGCGGTCGGTCCCGACGATGTTCTTGCGTGTATCGGCGTGAGTCCTTCGCTTCCTGAGGCACAGCACAAACAGGCGCTGGACATGGCTGCGTCTATGGGTGCGCGAGTGCGGGAGGTTACAGCGCATGAGCTCAACGATCCGGATTACAAGGCCAACAAGGCGGATCGTTGTTTTCACTGCAAGAGCCATCTTTACAAGCTACTCTGGGGTGTTGCGAAGGATGAAGGGTTCGAGCATGTGGCGTGCGGCAGCAATCTTGATGACATGGATGATTATCGGCCCGGCAATCGGGCGGCGAAAGCGTTCAATGTACACGCTCCATTAATGGAGGCCGAGCTTACGAAGCCGGAAATTCGCGAACTGAGCAAGCGGTTCGGTCTGCCGACTGCGGAAATGCCGGCATCGCCCTGCCTGGCGTCACGGATCAGCTACGGCATGCAGATAACCGCCGAGAAGCTTGGCAAGGTGGAGCGTGCGGAAGAGTTTCTGCACGAGCTGGGGTTTGCCGAGTGCCGGGTGAGACATCACGGGGATCTGGCAAGGATCGAGGTGCCGGGCAATGAGGTCAGCAAAATCGCGTCCGATGAGATGCGCGAGAAGATCGCGGCCAAACTCAAGGAGATCGGGTTCAAGTTTGTCTCGGTCGATCTGTCGGGGTTCAAGAGCGGCTCGCTGAACGTGATGCTTAGTGAAGAAGAGAAACGCAAGAGTCTGTAA
- a CDS encoding SIS domain-containing protein, with translation MKNEQKYTQFSLCQEMMDTPGVMRDFKLTDADAVVSAIKSTGKLFLTGEGSSRIFPAKNAITQYMRKGGDLQIMTEGGRQAAEYDLSNWAVFGASNSGSTAEVIMLLNALKGAGHDKLFGLTARENTKLAEMANQTFVLKCGWENAVAATKSVAEQALFYQAIVEAAQGRDISAKLGEVADACQTALTAEIDPTLTEKIANAGTIYFAGRNDGVAEELTLKTNEITRKKSDFLEGTYAVHGIEEVMNADDVVIFINPFDAELEKIKTTLVDGVGLTVIAISDKDTIFPTIKVPHVEGMETYAQLCAGWNILVEVGVKLGINLDKAERARKVGNEFTG, from the coding sequence ATGAAGAACGAACAAAAATACACGCAGTTCTCGCTCTGTCAGGAAATGATGGACACTCCCGGCGTTATGCGCGATTTCAAACTCACAGATGCCGACGCGGTTGTTTCGGCAATCAAGTCCACAGGCAAGCTCTTTCTGACTGGCGAAGGTTCAAGCCGTATCTTCCCGGCCAAGAACGCTATCACGCAGTACATGCGTAAGGGCGGCGACCTCCAGATCATGACCGAGGGCGGCCGTCAGGCAGCGGAGTACGATCTTTCAAACTGGGCCGTGTTCGGCGCCAGCAACAGCGGCTCAACTGCCGAGGTTATCATGCTGCTCAACGCTCTCAAGGGCGCGGGCCACGACAAACTGTTCGGCCTGACCGCTCGCGAAAACACCAAGCTCGCCGAGATGGCCAACCAGACCTTCGTCCTCAAGTGCGGCTGGGAAAACGCCGTCGCAGCGACCAAGTCCGTAGCTGAGCAGGCACTGTTCTACCAGGCCATTGTCGAAGCTGCACAGGGTCGCGACATCAGTGCCAAACTGGGCGAAGTTGCCGACGCATGTCAGACAGCTCTGACCGCTGAGATCGACCCAACACTCACTGAAAAGATCGCCAATGCCGGTACGATCTACTTCGCCGGCCGCAATGACGGCGTCGCTGAAGAGCTGACACTCAAGACCAACGAGATCACCCGCAAGAAGAGCGACTTCCTGGAAGGCACCTACGCGGTCCACGGCATCGAGGAAGTTATGAACGCTGACGATGTAGTCATCTTCATCAATCCGTTCGATGCGGAACTCGAAAAGATCAAGACCACCCTCGTTGACGGGGTAGGCCTGACGGTCATCGCGATCTCGGACAAAGATACTATCTTCCCGACCATCAAGGTTCCGCACGTCGAAGGCATGGAAACCTACGCACAGCTCTGTGCGGGCTGGAACATCCTCGTCGAAGTGGGTGTCAAGCTCGGCATCAATCTCGACAAAGCCGAACGCGCCCGCAAGGTCGGAAACGAATTCACCGGCTAA
- a CDS encoding 6-phosphofructokinase yields the protein MLKGNAVIGQSGGPTSVINSSLAGVVTAAKDAGCIENIYGMRFGIEGLMDENLIDLGKEVEPTIEGLKTTPSSALGSCRHKLQEEDLPKVLDVLQRYNIRYFFLIGGNDTMDTIHRVEKYAVEKGYDLRGIGIPKTVDNDLYGTDHTPGFASAARYMALSVKQAGVLARDMQKVDQFVIFQCIGRDAGWLVAATALAKQNEDDAPHILCMPERDFDKEKFLADVEKAYKKYGWVSVVCGEGITYADGTPVSASETKDKFNNVEFGAMGGTSVAVQLHKMISEKFGWRGEFQITESLPMSAADRAAQLDIDEAFMAGENAVRLAEQGQSGVMVSLERVPGDTYDCTTGTAPLSEVAVRAKPMPDEFINDEGNFITDAFIEYAKPLLGEMPDYVRLACHKVK from the coding sequence ATGCTTAAGGGAAATGCTGTTATAGGTCAGTCCGGCGGGCCGACCTCCGTTATCAACTCATCTCTGGCTGGCGTGGTTACCGCCGCGAAGGATGCCGGTTGTATCGAAAATATCTACGGCATGCGTTTCGGTATCGAAGGCCTGATGGACGAAAATCTTATCGACCTGGGCAAGGAAGTCGAACCAACAATCGAAGGCCTCAAGACAACGCCTTCCAGTGCTCTCGGTTCCTGCCGACACAAGCTGCAGGAAGAGGATCTGCCCAAGGTGCTCGACGTTCTCCAGCGATACAACATTCGCTATTTCTTCCTCATCGGCGGAAACGACACGATGGATACCATTCACCGTGTCGAGAAGTATGCGGTTGAGAAAGGGTATGACCTTCGCGGTATCGGCATCCCCAAGACTGTGGACAACGATCTCTACGGCACCGATCATACGCCCGGTTTCGCGAGTGCTGCCCGTTACATGGCTCTTTCGGTCAAGCAGGCAGGGGTTCTCGCCCGCGACATGCAGAAGGTGGACCAGTTTGTTATCTTCCAGTGCATCGGCCGTGATGCTGGCTGGCTCGTGGCTGCCACCGCTCTTGCAAAACAGAACGAGGACGACGCTCCGCATATCCTATGTATGCCCGAAAGAGATTTCGACAAAGAGAAATTCCTTGCCGACGTCGAAAAAGCCTACAAGAAATACGGCTGGGTTTCTGTCGTATGCGGCGAAGGCATCACATATGCCGACGGTACTCCCGTATCGGCATCCGAAACGAAGGATAAGTTCAACAACGTTGAATTCGGCGCAATGGGCGGTACAAGCGTAGCTGTGCAGCTCCACAAAATGATCAGCGAGAAGTTCGGCTGGCGCGGTGAGTTCCAGATCACAGAGTCACTGCCTATGTCCGCCGCCGACCGCGCAGCGCAGCTCGATATCGACGAGGCGTTCATGGCCGGTGAAAATGCAGTACGCCTCGCAGAGCAGGGTCAGTCAGGCGTTATGGTCTCGCTCGAACGAGTACCGGGCGACACATACGACTGCACTACAGGTACGGCTCCGCTCAGTGAAGTGGCCGTTCGCGCAAAACCAATGCCGGACGAATTCATCAATGATGAAGGCAACTTTATAACCGATGCGTTCATCGAATACGCAAAGCCGCTCCTCGGCGAAATGCCGGATTACGTCAGGCTCGCCTGTCACAAAGTAAAATAA
- a CDS encoding glutamine amidotransferase, with the protein MGICLAYGGVMDIFERMNTKILYLGDTTLDTAASYLAGVMKHFKIDFDYRPSDQAFIDDLLAKDYAVMIISDYPGSNFTAEQLEAVAEKVKAGMGLLMLGGWESFTGANHEYTDTPLKDVLPVVMQPSDDRINSSGPCLIEKSVDHEIVAGLPFEKHTPGIGGFNRFQSKPGANTILWSRQFRAFLKEGDDFEFEPFAEAEPLLVVSNYGKGRTCAFATDAAPHWVGGLVDWGDARVESQAEGAEAIEVGNWYAQFFANMVKWTARQI; encoded by the coding sequence ATGGGTATTTGCCTTGCATATGGAGGCGTGATGGATATATTTGAACGCATGAATACAAAAATACTATATCTTGGCGATACAACACTGGATACGGCTGCAAGCTATCTTGCTGGCGTGATGAAACATTTTAAAATCGATTTTGATTACCGTCCTTCAGATCAGGCATTTATTGACGATTTGCTCGCCAAAGACTATGCGGTCATGATAATCAGTGATTATCCTGGCAGTAACTTCACCGCAGAGCAGTTGGAAGCAGTCGCAGAAAAGGTAAAAGCCGGTATGGGGCTGTTGATGCTCGGCGGATGGGAATCCTTCACAGGCGCAAACCATGAGTACACTGATACGCCGCTCAAGGACGTATTGCCCGTGGTTATGCAACCTAGTGATGACCGGATCAACAGTTCCGGGCCCTGCCTGATCGAGAAGAGTGTGGATCATGAGATCGTGGCCGGGTTGCCGTTCGAAAAGCATACGCCCGGCATCGGCGGGTTCAACCGCTTCCAAAGCAAGCCTGGCGCGAATACTATTCTGTGGTCGCGGCAGTTCAGAGCATTTCTCAAGGAAGGTGATGATTTCGAATTTGAACCTTTTGCTGAAGCCGAACCGCTGCTGGTGGTGAGCAATTATGGCAAGGGCAGGACATGTGCTTTTGCGACCGATGCAGCGCCTCACTGGGTAGGTGGTCTTGTCGACTGGGGAGATGCCCGGGTCGAATCACAGGCAGAAGGTGCCGAGGCGATCGAGGTAGGCAACTGGTACGCTCAGTTTTTTGCGAATATGGTCAAGTGGACCGCTAGGCAGATTTAG
- a CDS encoding PIG-L deacetylase family protein, with protein sequence MADKAEFVRLVGTERRVGPTLESVSRHWQGKEECALFVSPHDDDAVLGGGLLMRLLEEENVPVYIIITTDGRMGYCSKEEQDEIVEIRKKETFDCYQALGVPKENIIWLGFPDCNLNAHKGRKKAEGEGPTTIGGYTGLQNSFTYWLRKINPTQCFLPTDNDLHPDHRVVYEEFMISMFHAAGDIWPELGPALPKVPYVHEMAVYCDFPEPPTLRITTPESILEEKLAGIGKFVSQKQIASLIENVRKGGAQEYIRAVGFDLYVPSNYYHRFEHRERIVDVN encoded by the coding sequence ATGGCGGATAAAGCTGAGTTCGTACGGCTTGTAGGAACGGAAAGACGCGTAGGCCCGACTCTGGAAAGCGTATCCAGGCACTGGCAGGGCAAAGAAGAATGCGCATTGTTTGTCAGCCCGCATGACGATGACGCTGTGTTGGGCGGCGGCCTTTTGATGCGCCTGCTTGAAGAAGAAAACGTTCCCGTGTACATCATTATCACAACCGACGGTCGAATGGGTTACTGCAGCAAGGAAGAGCAGGACGAGATCGTAGAGATCCGCAAGAAAGAAACTTTCGACTGTTATCAGGCTCTAGGCGTTCCCAAAGAAAACATTATCTGGCTCGGTTTCCCGGACTGCAATCTCAACGCGCATAAGGGCCGTAAGAAGGCCGAGGGCGAAGGACCTACAACTATCGGCGGCTATACCGGCCTGCAGAACTCCTTCACATACTGGCTTCGTAAGATCAATCCGACACAGTGCTTCCTGCCGACAGACAATGATCTTCACCCCGACCATCGGGTAGTATATGAAGAATTCATGATCAGCATGTTCCATGCAGCAGGCGACATCTGGCCCGAGCTCGGCCCGGCACTGCCGAAGGTCCCATACGTTCATGAGATGGCTGTCTACTGCGACTTCCCCGAGCCGCCCACGTTGCGCATTACAACGCCGGAAAGCATCCTGGAAGAGAAGCTTGCCGGCATAGGTAAGTTCGTTTCGCAGAAGCAGATCGCTTCGCTCATCGAAAACGTTCGAAAGGGCGGCGCACAGGAATACATCCGTGCAGTAGGTTTCGACCTCTACGTGCCTTCGAACTACTATCACAGGTTCGAGCACAGAGAACGCATTGTAGACGTAAACTAA
- a CDS encoding ROK family protein, translating to MKEFFIGVDFGGTNLKLGCFDGELNLVTKTSVPSGEDLSPQAVIANISSTIHSVLSQHEIAYDQVKAVGLGIPGQMNLTDGIILSAPNLPFENVPMKRLLSEKLDKTVIMENDANAAAWGEFVAGAGSDVNHMVFFTLGTGIGGGIICDGKLVHGYTDEAAELGHILIYVDGERQCGCGQYGCAEAYGSASATADRANDALKAGVDSSLNELFKKDGSVTCEQVFDHAKNGDKFANEIVDGTAKTLGILCIDMLHVTQPQRILFAGGMIGAGDFLLEKIQKYFDKYIWTMKPESLEICFATLGEDAGIIGSAALAKDHFKVSKQG from the coding sequence ATGAAAGAATTCTTCATAGGCGTAGATTTTGGAGGCACTAACCTTAAGCTTGGCTGTTTTGACGGCGAGCTGAACCTCGTGACCAAAACCTCTGTCCCAAGTGGTGAGGACCTGAGTCCGCAGGCAGTGATAGCAAATATCTCTTCGACTATACACAGTGTGCTTTCACAACATGAAATTGCATATGACCAGGTCAAGGCGGTCGGACTGGGAATACCGGGTCAGATGAATCTTACCGACGGCATTATTCTTTCTGCCCCGAACCTGCCATTTGAGAACGTTCCGATGAAACGGCTTTTGTCTGAAAAACTTGACAAGACCGTCATCATGGAAAACGATGCCAACGCCGCAGCCTGGGGTGAATTTGTTGCCGGTGCGGGCAGTGACGTTAATCACATGGTCTTTTTCACGCTGGGCACGGGTATAGGTGGAGGTATCATCTGTGATGGTAAGCTGGTTCACGGCTATACCGATGAGGCCGCTGAGCTGGGACACATACTTATATACGTTGACGGTGAGCGGCAATGCGGATGCGGGCAATACGGCTGTGCCGAAGCGTACGGCTCTGCAAGTGCGACTGCCGACCGGGCAAACGACGCGCTGAAAGCCGGCGTAGACTCCTCACTTAACGAGTTGTTTAAAAAGGACGGTTCGGTTACATGCGAACAGGTCTTTGATCACGCCAAGAACGGCGATAAGTTCGCTAATGAGATCGTTGACGGAACAGCGAAGACGCTCGGCATACTCTGTATCGACATGCTTCATGTCACTCAGCCGCAACGAATACTGTTCGCAGGGGGAATGATCGGGGCTGGCGATTTTCTTCTCGAAAAAATACAGAAGTATTTCGACAAGTACATCTGGACCATGAAACCAGAATCGCTTGAGATATGCTTTGCTACGCTTGGTGAAGATGCGGGTATAATTGGTTCGGCTGCGCTTGCAAAAGATCACTTCAAGGTATCTAAGCAGGGTTGA
- the galE gene encoding UDP-glucose 4-epimerase GalE — protein sequence MNILVCGGAGYIGSNMTAMLARHGHNPVVYDNLSKGHKSAIRNAQFVRGDLADYDLLVETIKKYSIDAVMHFAAFIEVGESVADPLGYYYNNFCNARNLLQAMVDTGVNKFVFSSTAAVYGEPETIPITEDIAKQPINPYGDSKRAVELMLSFLSKTGKMNYAALRYFNACGAGEDGTLGEDHQPESHLIPLIIQAAMGKREDIKIFGNDYPTHDGTCIRDYIHIEDLCKAHLLALDKLDDEAELIFNLGNGKGYSVLEVIETVKKVSGKDFTVITGDRRPGDPPVLTADASRARQQLGWTTDFPELEIIVESAWKFHNANPDGYGD from the coding sequence ATGAACATCCTTGTATGCGGTGGTGCCGGCTACATCGGTTCCAATATGACCGCGATGCTTGCCCGCCACGGCCATAACCCCGTCGTTTATGATAACCTTAGCAAGGGACACAAATCCGCGATTCGTAATGCCCAATTCGTCCGCGGTGACCTGGCTGATTATGACCTTCTCGTCGAAACTATCAAGAAGTATAGTATCGATGCTGTTATGCATTTTGCCGCATTCATAGAGGTCGGAGAATCAGTTGCTGATCCGCTGGGCTACTACTACAACAACTTCTGTAATGCACGCAATCTGCTCCAGGCAATGGTGGATACAGGCGTAAACAAATTTGTTTTCAGCTCTACCGCGGCTGTTTATGGTGAGCCGGAAACGATCCCCATTACCGAAGACATCGCAAAGCAGCCAATAAACCCTTACGGCGATAGTAAACGGGCTGTTGAATTGATGCTCAGCTTTCTCAGCAAGACCGGCAAAATGAACTATGCCGCTCTTCGGTATTTCAATGCATGCGGCGCAGGCGAAGATGGCACACTCGGTGAGGACCACCAGCCTGAGTCACATCTGATACCGCTGATCATTCAGGCGGCTATGGGCAAGCGTGAAGATATTAAGATCTTCGGCAATGACTATCCGACTCATGACGGCACATGTATTCGCGATTACATTCATATTGAAGACCTGTGCAAGGCGCATCTGCTCGCACTGGACAAGCTTGACGATGAAGCGGAACTGATATTTAATCTGGGCAACGGCAAGGGCTACTCGGTGCTGGAAGTGATCGAAACGGTCAAAAAGGTTTCGGGCAAGGATTTCACTGTAATAACGGGAGATCGCCGACCGGGTGATCCGCCTGTGCTCACAGCGGATGCCTCAAGAGCTCGTCAGCAGCTTGGCTGGACCACGGATTTTCCCGAGCTCGAGATAATAGTCGAAAGCGCATGGAAATTCCATAATGCCAACCCTGATGGTTATGGCGATTAG
- a CDS encoding site-specific tyrosine recombinase, whose amino-acid sequence MSEAQIQKLHNRLGESGIGGEVIKFMHYLTVEAGLSQNTLLGYGRDLLGFAQWCEAEYGLDSISELRAEHIYGYARHVAKNLHSKETSIARILAAIKTFLRFGMSVGLIEDDLTSLIEGPKPWHKLPIVASRDNVLKMLHAPCEEDAFFLRDRALLEVLYATGARASEMVDLRVKNVNLKIGYLRCTGKGNKERVIPLGQSAIRAVEQYLQLERPQLAKPYSRDYLLLTRTGKVLDRTNIWRIVKKYAARVGMPEKVSTHTLRHCFATHMLSGGADLRSLQEMLGHVDISTTQIYTHVDHDRLKSIHKKFHPRA is encoded by the coding sequence ATGTCAGAGGCACAGATCCAAAAACTACACAACCGGCTCGGGGAAAGCGGCATAGGTGGTGAAGTTATTAAATTTATGCACTATCTTACGGTCGAAGCGGGTCTGTCTCAGAATACGCTTCTTGGCTACGGCAGAGACCTGCTTGGATTTGCTCAATGGTGTGAGGCTGAGTATGGGCTCGATTCAATTAGCGAACTCCGTGCCGAACACATTTACGGCTATGCCAGGCATGTTGCCAAAAACCTTCATTCAAAGGAAACATCAATAGCCCGCATTCTTGCTGCAATTAAGACGTTTCTTCGTTTCGGCATGTCGGTCGGGCTCATCGAAGATGATCTGACTTCTCTGATAGAAGGTCCCAAACCATGGCACAAACTGCCAATTGTCGCCAGCAGAGACAATGTCCTGAAAATGCTGCATGCACCCTGCGAAGAAGACGCCTTTTTTCTAAGGGACCGGGCATTGCTAGAGGTCCTTTACGCAACAGGCGCTCGCGCAAGCGAGATGGTCGATCTGCGGGTGAAAAATGTAAATTTGAAGATAGGGTATTTGCGTTGCACCGGTAAGGGTAACAAAGAACGGGTAATACCGCTGGGGCAGTCAGCCATTCGTGCGGTTGAGCAGTACCTGCAGCTCGAAAGACCCCAGCTTGCAAAGCCTTACAGCAGAGATTATCTGCTTCTTACCCGCACAGGCAAGGTTCTGGACAGGACGAATATCTGGCGGATCGTCAAAAAGTATGCAGCACGGGTCGGAATGCCTGAAAAAGTGAGTACTCACACATTAAGGCACTGCTTCGCGACTCATATGCTCTCTGGTGGAGCGGATCTGCGAAGCCTGCAGGAAATGCTTGGTCACGTTGACATTTCCACTACCCAGATCTATACTCATGTTGACCATGACAGACTCAAGTCGATACACAAAAAATTCCATCCAAGGGCATAA